CGGTCTTCTCTGCCTAATGATAATTGCCTTGAACACCTTCTTCCTCATCTCAGGAGTGCCTTTCTTTACGCTTACAACAACTAGGTCTCCGACGCCAGCGCACGGCACTCTCCTCAGCTTACCTTTGTACCCCGGAACGCCAACGATCATTACTTCTTTCGCGCCGCTATTATCGGCTACTTTTACTGTAGAAGATACCTGTAGCCCCGTGTTTATGTGTCTCCTCGAGTAAGCAGGCTTACCCGCTACGGCGCGCTTTGCACCCATTACCCACCACCCCCACCGCTCCTTTTAACGACACCGAGCACCACAAAAGATATTGTCTTAGCTAAGGGTCTGGTCTCCCCGATTATTACCTCGTCACCTTCTTTGATGTCAATGCACGGGGGTAGCCTTGCGCGTATGTTTCTTCTTCTACGTTCATACCTCATGTACTTTGGAATGTAGTGTAGGTACTCGTGCCTTACAACAACGGCCCTTTGCATTCTCCTTTTCACGACTACGCCTCTTAGTATGGTACCTCTTATTTTCAAATGCCCGTGCCACGGACACTTCGGGTCATTACACTCCCTCTCCGGCGGGTTGATTCCCGGTATACCTATGTTTTTGACCCTTCCAGGTACACTCACGAAGCTCACCTTCTTCTAGCTGAAAGCACCTTCTTGAGCCTATCCCATGGTCTCCCAATAATGTCAATACCCTTAATAACTACTTTTCCGCCACTGGGAAGCGTGACCTCGAATACGGCGTTGGCCTTAAAGACCCTCACCCTTTCACGGTTACGTTTCTCTATTACAAGCGTTTTAAGGGTTTCATCCACTATCAGTCCCTCTAAACCTATCAATGCAGTATCGCTGTACTGTAAAATCTTAACTCTAAGCCCTATCAATTCATGGAAGTATATGTTGTGTTCGTTGATCCCGATGTTCAACGCGGTGCTCTCCTTCTCTCTTCATTCATTACTGTGAATATTCTCGCGATGTCTTTCCGGGTGTTTCTTATTTTAGAGGTGTCTTTGAGTAATCCCATTTTAGCTTGTAATCTCAACTTAACAAGTTCTAGTCTCAGCTCTTCGAGTTTTTTCAACCTGTCTTCCACGCTCATTCTACGTATTTCATCTGCCTTCAACCGGCTACACCCACCTCCTGCTTTATTCTCTCCACTTCGGCTGGTGAAAGCTCCTTTGTCTCGACCTGATCGGGTAGCCTAACACCCGGCTTAACGATCACGACCTCCACGCCGTACACGCCCGGCTTTAATAAGGCCCTTGCGACTGCCCTATCAACAATATAGTCTACTGGGTCGCCCGCCTTGTACACTTTACCGGCTTTTAGCTTCTCGTAGGTTGCCCTCTCGCCGCGTAGCTTCCCGCTAATAATGATCTCGCAACCCAGGGCGCCGGCCTCCATCACTCTACGGATCATGAACATTATGACCCTTCTAAACGGTATGCCCTTTTCAAGCGCTCTAACGATCCTAAACGCCACAACCCTCGCGTTTAGGTCGGGATCGGTGACGGGCGAGACTGTTATGTTGACGTTCTCAAGCCTGAACCTAGTCTGCAAGATCGTCGCTATCTTCTTGAGGATGGTGCCGCCTCTACCAATGAGCCTGCCGGGATACTCGGCATATATTACGACTCTGTGACCTAGTGGGGTTTTGTAGAGTTCTACGTCAGCGTAGCCGGAGTCTTTAAAGTAGTTGGCTAAGAACTCGTCAATGACTACCTTCTTTAAGCCGTATGAGAGGAAATACTGCTTTATACGGGGACCCACGCCTACCACGTTTAAGTCACCTCCTTTACAATTACTTCTACGTGGCTGGTTCTCCTGTACTTGGGAGTTGCACGTCCAAACGCCCTTGGCATATACCTCTTAATGGTTATGCCTCGATGCGCAGCCACGTGCACTATCACCAGCTTACTCGCATCAAGGCCCTTGTTTTCAGCATTTGCTTTCACGTTTTTCAGCAGTTCTAGTACATACTTCGCGCCTTTCACGGGGTATCTGCCAGCAGGCCACTTGAACCTGTCAGCTAATCCCCGTTTATGACTAACTTTACCATGATACCTCCTAAATGGCACGGGTTGCTTAAGCTTGCTTACGTCCTCTAGAAACCTGATCGCCTCGAGAAGCTTCATGCCCTTAATGGTACTTGCTATCTCGCGCATGTACTTTATTGATACGGGGACGTCAAATGTCACCGCCTTCGCGATCTTAGATTCATCGGCGTACTTGACGGAGTAGTGCCAGGTCGGCATGATCGCACCTACTTTACCGCCACGAATCTACTGCTCTTAGTAGCCTTTAAGCCCGGCTCGCCGTGAGTAACCCGCTTCACCGTAGGGCTGAACTCTCCGAGACGGCGTCCAATCATTTCTGGCGTTACTTTAAACTGCACGTACTCTTTACCATTGTAAACAGCAAATGTTAAGCCGATCATTTCCGGCAAAATAATCATGTCGCGCACGTGAGTTTTAATTACAGCCTTCTTGGCTAGTTCCGGGTTCTTAATTGTTTCTCTCACCCTCGCTAAGAGCTTTATTTGCGCTTTAGTAAAGCCCCTTAACAAGCTACGTCTTTGTCTAGCGGGTAGTAGTTGCGCAAATTCATCAAGAGACATGTTAAGTATTTCTTCGAGGGCCTTACCCTTGTATTTAAACTTTCTCCACTCCGGTGGCATATCTTGTAAGTGCGGGGGTAAGCCGTACTGCCTAGATTGCTGTTGAGACGCCTGTGACACCTTCCCACCCAAAAGCACATTACTGGAAGATATCTAGCATTATACGCCTAAAAAGCATGCTGGGAGACACGGCTACTTACCCTTCCTTCTACCGGTTCTTTTAGCGGCAATGTGCCCGACCTTACGACCAGGTGGAGTCGTTTTAGCGACTGTTGTCGGCCTTCCTACATGCCTACCTCCGCCATGCGGGTGCGATACAGGGTTCATAGCCACTCCTCTAACTCTAGGCCACCAGTAGCTCTTCGCTCTCCACTTGTAGAACGCGGCGCCGGCCTTTAGTAAAGGTTTTTCGAGCCTGCCACCACCAGCTACTACGCCTATGGTTGCTCTGGCATTACTCGAAACTTCTACAACCTTCCCACTAGGTAGTTGTACCTTCACCTTATCACCTGTTTTACTTAGTACGATAGCATACGTTCCACTAGACCTGGCATACCTGCCTCCATCTCCAGGAACCCTCTCCACGTTCGCCACTTGGGTACCCTCGGGTACAAGCCCTAGAGGCAGTATATTTCCATTGGCGATCGTGGCATTTGGACCAACGTGTACTACTTGCCCCTTGTACAAGCCCTCTACAGCAGGAATATAGAATACCTGTCCAGATTCCAGCTCAACTTCGGCAATTGGAACCCATCTACCTGGATCGTGAATGAGGTTTCTGACAACTCCTCTATAGGTTTTACCGGGATCTAGTGCGGGGTATCTTGCCGGTGCGGTGTGCAGGTGATCTGGCGTCCTCCAGGTGGGCGACCCCCTTCCGCGTCTTTGAGTTATAATCCTCTTACCCATAATGACACCTCTTCATACCTACATTATACCAAGTCTTGTTGCAACTTCTGTGGCCTTGTACTCGGGGTGCAATTTCACATACGCCTTCTTCTCGCCTTTAGGGGTTATCAGCGTTTTGACTTCGGCTACCTTGACATTAAGCAAGTACTCCACGGCACGCTTTATATCATGCTTTGTAGCATTAATGTCGGTAATGAATGTCAAGGTGTTCTGCTTATCTATAAGTGATAGGGCCTTTTCACTTTGTACCGGTCGTTTTATTAGCTTTGCTAAGTATTCCAGCTCATCGCCGCTCATATGTACATCACCTTATACTTGTTTAGGAGCTCTTCGAGGGCCCTCTTCGTGATCACCGTTAACCTACCCGGAATACCTCCCGGAGCTAGGTGTAGAATGCTCAGGTTACCTGGTGTCGCTATATCCACTCCAGGGAAGTTCCTCACGGACTTGGCGAAGGGGCAGCGATAGCTAGTTAGTATAAAGAGCACGCTTCGAGGCTCTACATATCTCCTACCCCGCATTTTGCCCTTTCCAGCCCTAATCCTTACCTTCTCATAGCTTCTCTTGATATCGTCCCATACGCCGACTTTCTCGAGGAAGATCTTCGAGTCTTTTGCCTTAGAGTACGCATCCTCGACCTCGTTAACCACCACTACAGGGAGCTTTTCAGTATTAAATACGTGCCCTCTAGCCTTGACTAGTTCGATCCTGGAGGTTGCAGCGAGCGCCGATACTATCGCCATGTACCGTTCATTCTTATTCACCTCTTCGTGTATTCTACGGTCAGTTCTCGGCGGAAACGCGGCATGGCCTTTCCTAGCTGATACTACAAACCTAGCTACACCACTAGGCAGTCTCGGGACCCTCGCCAACCCGTAGCCCACGCCCCAGTACCTCGCAGTTGTCCTCTTGCCGGCTAAGGGGTCTCTGCCTTTGGGCTGTATCATAGCTGTGAATGCCGATAAGAACGCTCTATTAATAATGTCCTTTCTTATGGGGTAGTAGAAAAGCTCTGGTAGTTCCATCTCACCGACTACATCCCCTAAAACTCCGTATACTGGTACCGTTAACCTCGCCCCCTCTAAGTGTGGATCCCTGGTACCTGTAAGAACGCGCGTCACGGCTTCATGCACCTTGTTTACTCTCAAGACTAATGTACGTTATCCTAGGGGCGGAGAGCGGTATCCACTCGAGTCTGGGTCTTATAGGGTGCCTGAGTACGAGTAACCTTTTTGTAGGTCCTATAACTGATCCTCTAAGTAAAATGCACGGCCCATATACAAGTCCGTAGTGCAAGAATCCGCCTTTAACCACGACTTCGAGGCCGCTCGTATTCATTTTGAGTATTCTCTTGTTAAACTCGGTTCTTCTGTGGAAACCCGTTTGTCCTGCTTGAGGAGTCTCGCTCATGGAGTACGTGAATGCGGGGCCGCGAGTACCTATTTTTCTACTGCCTTTTCTATGCTTATGCCACCTTGGTAATTCCTTAACACCGAACCTCTTTACTACGCCTTGAAAGCCGTGTCCCTTAGTGACGCCTATAACGTCGACGAGCTGGCCCTCTACGAACACGTCAAAGGGTGTTAAGTACGATCCAAGTATTCTCTTAGCGTATTCTAGTTTCTCGTTGATGTCCTTCCCGTGAATCTTTATTTCAAGCACCTCTACCTTCTTCTTGCCGATTCCCGATAACACGGGTATGGTCGTCACGATCGCGTGGACGTCAACCACATTGCCGCTGAACACTCTCTTGAAGTCATCCTCCTTGAATTCGGGTACAAATTTGAACCCGTATTCGCCGTTGGGATCGGGCTTAACGAGTCCATGGTTAGCCTTTCGGAGTCCAAGGAGGTACTTCTTAACGACTTCTTTCGGTTCCATGCCCCACAGGGGGTTCCGGGCATAGAACTGTTCCGTTGCCTTAAGCACGGAGTCTACGGGGCTTGTCCAAACTTCGCCTACGGCTTTTAAGTAGCCATCGTAATTTGTGGTGTAGGCCCTAACCCCGATCACCACTATTGGCGGCGCGTCTAGTATGGTCACGGGCGTAATTACCTCTTTGCCCGTAAACGGCGTGTTAGGCCTGTCCTCTACTATGAGTGCGTGCGTCATTCCGGCTTTATAAGCCGGGTAAGCGAGTAGTACTGGTTTCGACGCTATTCCTTTTTTAGAAGCATCCACGCCGTACTTCTCCAACAATATGTCGAACCAGCTTTTCTCGGGCCAAGACTTTATTCTAGGGGTCAGCTCTTCGGCTCTTTTTCTAGGCCTTACACCGAGACTTCCATGTCTTGGCGCGCTCAGCTTCCTGTGACCCAATTCCCTTCACCCACTTCAACTAGGTAAGCACTCCCATGCGCTCTATTTACTCTTAATTTATAACCTTTTATACTTCAATCAGTACGCGAGTTAAATACCTCTTAAAAAGGCATTTACTATGCCTAGGGTTATGATGAGAGCTTCTTCCGTCCTAACGGTAACGACTTTCTGGCGTGGCACGGTGTTCCACACGTAGTCCACATAGCGGCGCAGGGCAAACCCTTCTTGGCTAGCTATCTCGAAGAGGTCGTGTTGAGGGCTACCAAATAATAGCATAATGTCACAGCCACGCATGCTTTCCACGAGCTCTGTGCTGGGGTATTCACCCTTCCTATCAGTTGCTATTAGGTGCTTTGATACCTTTCTATACCTTTCTAACAGCTCTTTAAGGCAATTAGCGAATGCTAGCCGCGGGCCCACATACACCGGTTCACTAGAGCACTCTACGATGCGTTCTTTTTCGCTTCTCACAATGACTGGTAGTATCCCGGCGTCTTGTTTACAATTACCCAATACTACGTAGGGCTCGTTATCCCCAACTAGCGCTTTAACTTCACCGTCTACATCCCTGAACACGTAGCCTAGTCGCAGCTCTCCAGCTCTGGGTCTTTGACTTACACTGAATATCTCAAGCCTTATTGGGGGCAAGATACCAACGTGCTTTAATGTAGGCTTAAAGGGTACTAGCTGCTTCCTTAAATAAGGCGGTGTGAAGAAGTATTTCCAGTGGTCCTCTATTATAGCCTTGTGCTCTTTAAACTCCCTGCTAGTTGTTGAAGGCTCCTTGTAGAAGACTACTTCATAGACCCCGAAAATGGATGACCAGCGTGCAACTTGGTGTATTCTTATGGATTTTAACGCGAGGGCGTGTTCAACCGAGAGAATGCTTGTAGGTAGGGCGACGCGCAGAACTGTTGTGATTTCACCCACCATTAATTACGCACTTTACCCTCACTTTTAATACTTAGTTTTCATTTTACTTCTTTTTCGTTTCCTTAGCTTCCTTGGTTTTACTCTCTCCCTTTTCCTTTTTCACCGTTTCCTTGATCAAAAATATAGTCGTCCTCTGCCTACCACCCATATGTACGTTCACCTTAAGCTCTATTCCGTGTAACCTAAAAGGCCGTTAAAAGCTTTAAGCGGGCACCCGCTTACGTGCTTACCGTAATTCGAAGCGTATATTCGCATACTAGCTACTGCTACGACTTGCTTGGTATGTATTTCGTAGCGTTGTTGGGGGGTAGGTCTTTATTACCTTGACCTCCTTCTTCAGGGCGTTAACGTAGAGCGCTTCCCCAATACTGAGTTTTGTCAGCAGGGTAGCAAGATCTCCCTTTACACCAATAAGCTTTTCGGCCTTTTCAAGGTATTCCTTGCTTCTTGAACCAAATAGCACCACGTTATACGTGTTCTCTGCGATCTCGTCGGGGAGGTCGCCAGGACTCTGAGTCGAAATTATAACACCCAGTTCTTTGCTCCTACCTTCTCTGACTATTTCCGTGAGCGTCTTTAACTGCAAGATACGCCATGCGTCATCTATGGCGAGTATCATTTGTAATTTCTCCTTTTTGTTAAGCAGTAAATACCTGATTAAACCAATGCACATAGACACGTATGCGTTTTGAAAAACAGTACCGTAACCACCCACATCTACTAAAGTGCTTTTACCGAGCTGGCTAATCAGCAGGCTGTGATCGGCCCTATTCCTCAAGAACTCGATGAAAGGTAGTAAAACGGAAACATGGTAGTGGTTGATAAAGCCACGCTTACCTTCACTTTCAATCGTCAGTAGCGCCTTCAATACCGCTTCCCTGGAAGCCCCACTCGCGTACGCCAAGGCCTCCACCACTAACGCCCTCCAATCGGCGTTTTCCATCTCGGCGGGCTTCTCGAGGATGTTTATTGGAGCCTTATCCGGTGTCAGCGAGTCCAACACCTTACCGGGAAGGTACTTCTTTAAGTCCCCTTTGAAGTCCATCACAACGACATTAACTAAGTTCTCGGCGACGATCTGCTCGATGATGCTAGATAGTAGTGTCGTCTTGCCCCGTCCCGTCGGCCCTATAATGGCAACGTGCCTGTACAGGTCTTCGATCTTCACCCCTACCGGGTGGGAGCTCGTCTTTTCGAAGCCAAGTATGATAAGCCTGTCTAGTGATGGTGCTTCGTCCACGTTCATAGGTTGCATGTACGCTATTCTTTCCACTTCCACTTCGACCTTGCTGATAGAGGGCTTATCCATGAGACCAATAGTGCTTAAAAGGATCTGCACGATATCGTTTCGCGCGGCTCTACTCAACCGGAGCCCATAATGTTTGCTAAAGCTACTCACTATTAGGGACTCGTAGTAATCAGCAACGCTTTTAGCGGAATCTTTATTTCGTGATTTAACGCGGTAAGACACCACGAGCGATATCCTGGTAAACGGCTTACCATCCAGTAGAGCAGTGTAAAGAGCTTTTAGCCTGTCAAGTTTTATGTTGAGCCTTACCTTAGTGGACTCCTCTAGGACATTGTGGAGGTCCGCTTGGACGTTCAAGATCTCGTTAGCGATCCTGTGGAGGAGGCCGCTCGTATCCAGCTCTTCTTTCACTAAGTGTAAGTGTACTCCTTGGGGTAGGGAATTTAATAGTGCTATGTAGGATTCTACGAGTTCTTTCAAAGCGCCTTCAGAGAACTCGTGTACCGAGTAGTCGACTTCTCTGCACACGAGGAATCTCGCTAATAAGACATCGTTAGATTTGTAGATGACGAGGTCGGGAGGCTCTATTTCTACTTTTTTAACGCCACTTAGCATTACACTAGGCTCAATCGTGCTGAGTAGAGATACTACTTTACTCAGAACTTTCATTATGTTTATACACCTTGGTAACCAACGTAACGACGCAGATTAAGGCCAGTGACAAGAATACATGAGCGAGCTCTCCCGTGAAGGCGTACTGGAGTATGCAGTTTAAAGCAAGAATTATTAGGACCAGTCCACTGACCCGGGGCCTCATCTAGTAGTTCACCACGATCCTCGCTATGGAGGTGGACGCTCCACCCAGAAGCCTGGCTACGTTGAGGGTAATCGCACCAAGCATGGTTATATACACGAGTGGAAGGACAGTCAATTCGATGAACATCCGAGTTACGTAAAACAATAAGTTTTCCGGTGCAAGGGGGTCTAACCCAAGCGCGGCGATCGTGTAAGGGTATAAATCCACGTTGATGGGTGTCGTGGAGTAATAGCTTAAGTACACCTCCACACGGTGATTACCAGGCTTAAGGATGTAGGTGTACACCGTGTAACGTATACCATACCAATCCAGCGACTCTACGCCTAGGGGCGTCACGGTCTCGCTGTCAATGTATACTTGTAACACGTCATTGGATTCCGTGTAGAGCTTGAAACCCGATGACTCCGTGGACGCGTTTAAAATGAGTACCACTCCATCGCTGCTTCTAAGCACCTCTTTAACTTCGATAGACCCGTTGAATAGCATGAAGCGATTAGCGGCTATTGCTAGTATGTTGGGAATGCTTATAGCTAAGTTCCAGTTTCTACCGGTAACGCCACTTAGCGTCACTAAATACCCATTACCAGCAATATCGAATCTCGCCACGTGATCGGTACACGGGAATCCGTGCACCTCGTCAACTACGAGAACACCCTTACCATCAACTTTGTACCGGTAAACTAGTGCATCCTCAATATAGCCTTCGATAACGGCTTGCCCAAAGGGAGTGCCCGACGCATCCACGAGCATTATTGTCGCCGTGCAGAGGTTCTTTGATGTAATGAGGGACCCTGACATGTTGGAAAACGTGCTCACAAACAGGGGCATTAAGGGCATTCCCACGGAGAATACAAGCGTGATGGCGATTATAGTCGCCCCGATGTTCCTGGTTAGTTTAAAGGGCACGGCGTGTAGTACTATTCCGAGTGCTATGAGAAACGGGGAAGCGGAGTATATGATCGTGTAGACAATAGACGTCGCTATGAGGGTTGTCAGAGAAGTCGTCATGAGGCCCGTTACTTGGCTAATGAAGCCTTGGGCAAAGAAACCAAGCCCTAGCTTACTTAGGAGCACTCCAACGGCCTTTAAAACCGCGATAAGGGCTAGGAGCACGCCTACCCTCTCGGTAAGCCATGTGGTGTAAAGAGCTAGGTCTGATCCCAGGAGACGGCTGAAGAAGTCTATTGAGTACAAGAGGGTCCTGTACGAAAAGGTGAGTATGCAGGAAAACACGCCTTCTGTAACTAGAGACCTGCCAAGCCTCTTAATAGCAAGGAAGGGTACCGGTAACGCCCTTATAGCTAGACCAGTACAGTACGATAACACGGACAGGTAAAACGAGAGTGCCAGCAAGTCCATGTTGCCCACATTCACGGCATTTGAGGGGGCTGAGGCATAGGTGCTTGAAATGATGATGTGATGTAGGCTATTATTGCGAAAACGGTGGTTCCCATTGCAAGCCAGAATGCAGCCCATACAGCATCTTCAATGAACCTTCCACCCAGCTTCTTAATTCTTAGAAACGGTATAGGAAGCCCCTTGATCAGCCAGCCCACAGCCCATGCTAATAGGAAAATGAACCAGGCTACTATGACGGTGATCGTAATAAGGCCCTTCACAAACTCCACGAGGTCCATTTAAAACACCCTAAGAATACATATGCTCGATAAGTAAGGGGGATTAGCGAAACTGTTTCATAGGGTTTTAAAATGAGGTGGGCATGGCCGCGGACAGTTAAGATATACTGGGATCCATGGAATAACGTCCCGGTAATTAAACCTAGACAGGAGGAAATAGATCTCCTATATCAACTTAGACTAGGTGAGCCGGGAGATGCCCGTCCCGCATTTCGTGGTGACTTAGAAAAGTTAAAGGCAGCGGTAAAATACGAGTTCGGGGACGAGAAACTGTACTTTAGGCTTATTGAAGGGAAATTTGTGCTGTTGAATAAGATACCCCACTGGGACGTAATGTATGAAGTTGTGAGTTCGGGCAATGTGGTGGGCCAGCTATACTACGATCCTTACTCATCCATGTGGAGGTTTAGGCTAACTTATCAAGGAGCGTGCATAGCTGTTCAAGAAAACATCATAGATACAATTAAATGTAAGCCCCCCATCTATACGGGTAAGGTACTGGCACCTCGAATAAGTACGAGTAGTAGGCAGGTCGTGGTAGTTGATGAGAAGTATGATATACGGGGAATCGGAGAAGTAAGTAGTGATGGAGTTGTACTTGTGAAGGCGTTTCACGACCGGTCCTTACCCGTCGAAACAAGCAATAAGCCCGCTACTATACATGATGTACTTAACCGCAATAGTGAAGGGCTAGAGCTTATGGAGGAAAAGGCAATAAGGTATTTAAAGAGGCTTCAGAGCAGATTTGGTGGGGCATCGAAACCCGTAGTCTCATATTCAGGCGGTAAAGACAGCCTGGTAGCACTAGACCTAGCACACAGGGCTTACGGCGACCTTGACATGGTTTTCAATGATACGGGGTTGGAGTTACCGGAGACTTTGAAAAACGTAAAGGAAGTGGCTGAATTTTACGGCTACAAATTACACATTGCATCAGCGGGCGATATATTCTGGAAGGCAGTTGAAGTTTTCGGGCCTCCGGGCAAGGACTATCGTTGGTGTTGTAAAGTAGCTAAGCTTGTACCCATAGCTAAGCTGACTAAAACCCTGTGGCCTGGTGGCGCGTTCAATATCGTGGGGCAACGTGCCTACGAGTCCTTGGATAGAGCGAAGAGCCCCCTGATTTGGCGCAATAGGTGGATACCCCACATGGTGAGTACCTCACCGGTTCAGTACTGGAGCCAGCTTGCGTGCTGGCTATACGTGTTCAAGTACAAGTTACCCTATAACAAGCTTTACGAGGAGGGTTTTAATAGGCTTGGATGCTACCTTTGCCCCTCGTGCGCTCTGGCCGAGTTCGAAGACACCAAGAGGATTTACCCAGACCTGTGGAGTACTTGGGAAGCCGTGCTCGAAAGGTGGAGGGAGAAACTAAACATGCCGCCAGAATGGATTAGACTGGGTCTTTGGAGATGGCTTAGCCCGGCAACGGCTAAGACGAGGGTGGCCCATCGCCTGCCCGGCTACATCATTAACTGGAAAGAGGAGTATTCGAAGAGGCTAGAAGAAAACAGCATAGGGTTAAAGCCCGTGGAAGCCGTTGTTACTGGCAATTCACTGCTGGTTAAATTTAGCCGTGACCTCTTCTCGGAGAAGTTAGGTGACATGCTCATCGAGAACTTAATTAGCATGGGCTTTAAACGAGTGTGCGAAAATCCACTTACATTCGAGAAAAATAACGCCGTGTTCGAGATCCAGGGCAACTACATTAAGGTATTGCCCTACAACGAGCACTCCTTTGAAGATCTCGTAGATGTGATTAAAATTGTGTATAGAATGAAGGGTTGCGTGTTCTGTGGTAGTTGCGTATTATGGACTGGAAGGGGGTTAGTAAAGTTAACTTTGAAAGGCCCTATAGCACTTAGTACACTCGATGATAAAAACGCAAGAGTCTACATAGAGGTCTGTCCTATAAGTGACCAACTAGTGGAGAAGGTCGTTGCCCCCTTGATCACTAACGATCACAAGTCGTTTAAAAGAAAGACACGTAGAAAACCACTTCTTTAATCACTCACCGTCCCCCCTTTCTCCTTCAGATACTTCTTTACCCTAAGAAACCTCTTCTCGCACTCGTAAAGTTCAGTCACGAGGTCTGCACCGCTTAAAACCCTATTGATGATCCTGATTGCTTCCTGCGTTCCTACACCCAGAGCGGATAATGCTAAGACAGCCTTGTCACCGTACCTGTAGAGTAGAATTGCCCTTTCTACGAGGTCTTTACGTAGTTTCTGCTCTTCGGGAGTGAGCTTCTCTCCACGTCTGAGCTTCTTAACGAGTTCAAGTTCCCTACTGGCATCTCCTTTAACCAATGTCAAAGTCGCAAGACCGCATTTAGGGCACGAGAACTCGTTTAGTTCAACGATCTCCCTGGCCCGGGCTTCTCTGTGATAACCACACCTTAGGCATATTACTGATACGCGCCTATTAAGTAATCGCTCTAGAAAGCTATTAGTATCGAGCGATGGCCACTCTTTAATGAGCGGGGTTTCAATGTAGCGCAGTAGGGTTATATGGTGCTCTTGTAGTTTACTATAACGTCTTAGCACTACGTTTACTTTTCCCTCAGCAACACGCTCTGCCAGCTCTATGAACGAATCTATATCATAATCTCGAAAGAACACCTCTTTAAGGGCCTCTTTACCTATGATGGTGTCACTAAATGCTTCGAGGAGTTTTCTACTTACATAGGTTGAATCGGGTGATATCGCCCCGAACCTCTGAGCTACCTGGTATATCCTCCACAAGTATGCAGAGCTGTCCTTAGCAATTCTTTCTAGGAGTGACCTATTCGCATAGGTCTTCAGGTTCTTAATGACCTCATA
This genomic stretch from Desulfurococcaceae archaeon harbors:
- a CDS encoding putative RNA uridine N3 methyltransferase, coding for MVGEITTVLRVALPTSILSVEHALALKSIRIHQVARWSSIFGVYEVVFYKEPSTTSREFKEHKAIIEDHWKYFFTPPYLRKQLVPFKPTLKHVGILPPIRLEIFSVSQRPRAGELRLGYVFRDVDGEVKALVGDNEPYVVLGNCKQDAGILPVIVRSEKERIVECSSEPVYVGPRLAFANCLKELLERYRKVSKHLIATDRKGEYPSTELVESMRGCDIMLLFGSPQHDLFEIASQEGFALRRYVDYVWNTVPRQKVVTVRTEEALIITLGIVNAFLRGI
- a CDS encoding DUF87 domain-containing protein — encoded protein: MKVLSKVVSLLSTIEPSVMLSGVKKVEIEPPDLVIYKSNDVLLARFLVCREVDYSVHEFSEGALKELVESYIALLNSLPQGVHLHLVKEELDTSGLLHRIANEILNVQADLHNVLEESTKVRLNIKLDRLKALYTALLDGKPFTRISLVVSYRVKSRNKDSAKSVADYYESLIVSSFSKHYGLRLSRAARNDIVQILLSTIGLMDKPSISKVEVEVERIAYMQPMNVDEAPSLDRLIILGFEKTSSHPVGVKIEDLYRHVAIIGPTGRGKTTLLSSIIEQIVAENLVNVVVMDFKGDLKKYLPGKVLDSLTPDKAPINILEKPAEMENADWRALVVEALAYASGASREAVLKALLTIESEGKRGFINHYHVSVLLPFIEFLRNRADHSLLISQLGKSTLVDVGGYGTVFQNAYVSMCIGLIRYLLLNKKEKLQMILAIDDAWRILQLKTLTEIVREGRSKELGVIISTQSPGDLPDEIAENTYNVVLFGSRSKEYLEKAEKLIGVKGDLATLLTKLSIGEALYVNALKKEVKVIKTYPPTTLRNTYQASRSSS
- the cedA1 gene encoding DNA import protein CedA1 encodes the protein MDLVEFVKGLITITVIVAWFIFLLAWAVGWLIKGLPIPFLRIKKLGGRFIEDAVWAAFWLAMGTTVFAIIAYITSSFQAPMPQPPQMP
- a CDS encoding phosphoadenosine phosphosulfate reductase family protein, encoding MRWAWPRTVKIYWDPWNNVPVIKPRQEEIDLLYQLRLGEPGDARPAFRGDLEKLKAAVKYEFGDEKLYFRLIEGKFVLLNKIPHWDVMYEVVSSGNVVGQLYYDPYSSMWRFRLTYQGACIAVQENIIDTIKCKPPIYTGKVLAPRISTSSRQVVVVDEKYDIRGIGEVSSDGVVLVKAFHDRSLPVETSNKPATIHDVLNRNSEGLELMEEKAIRYLKRLQSRFGGASKPVVSYSGGKDSLVALDLAHRAYGDLDMVFNDTGLELPETLKNVKEVAEFYGYKLHIASAGDIFWKAVEVFGPPGKDYRWCCKVAKLVPIAKLTKTLWPGGAFNIVGQRAYESLDRAKSPLIWRNRWIPHMVSTSPVQYWSQLACWLYVFKYKLPYNKLYEEGFNRLGCYLCPSCALAEFEDTKRIYPDLWSTWEAVLERWREKLNMPPEWIRLGLWRWLSPATAKTRVAHRLPGYIINWKEEYSKRLEENSIGLKPVEAVVTGNSLLVKFSRDLFSEKLGDMLIENLISMGFKRVCENPLTFEKNNAVFEIQGNYIKVLPYNEHSFEDLVDVIKIVYRMKGCVFCGSCVLWTGRGLVKLTLKGPIALSTLDDKNARVYIEVCPISDQLVEKVVAPLITNDHKSFKRKTRRKPLL